The Prosthecochloris marina genome window below encodes:
- a CDS encoding TerC family protein, with the protein MEWLSQPEAWIALVTLTALEIVLGIDNIIFISIIAGRLPESQRSKGRILGLGLAMIARIALLLSITWVMSLTTGLLTVLQHEISGRDLILLGGGLFLLAKSTHEIHHSLEGSGHTKQQSVTTSLTSALVQITLIDIVFSLDSVITAVGLAEEVAVMITAIVISIIIMMLAAKSINDFVDRHPTIKMLALSFLILVGVTLVAEGAGVEFPKGYIYFAMAFSVSVEMLNLRLRKKQAEPVHLHRSATLESAEE; encoded by the coding sequence ATGGAATGGTTATCACAACCGGAAGCATGGATAGCTCTGGTAACGCTCACCGCACTGGAAATCGTGCTCGGCATTGACAATATTATCTTCATTTCCATCATCGCCGGACGCCTGCCGGAATCGCAAAGAAGCAAAGGCAGGATCCTGGGCCTCGGACTTGCAATGATCGCCCGTATTGCCCTGTTACTTTCCATCACATGGGTCATGAGTCTGACAACGGGCTTGCTCACCGTTCTGCAGCATGAAATCTCAGGACGTGACCTGATACTTCTCGGCGGAGGACTTTTTCTGTTAGCCAAGAGCACTCATGAAATCCACCACAGCCTCGAAGGCAGCGGCCATACAAAACAACAGTCCGTCACAACAAGTCTTACCTCGGCACTTGTGCAAATCACACTCATCGATATTGTTTTTTCTCTCGACTCGGTCATTACCGCCGTCGGCCTGGCTGAGGAAGTTGCCGTGATGATCACCGCCATCGTCATCTCAATTATCATCATGATGCTTGCAGCAAAATCCATCAATGATTTTGTCGATCGCCATCCTACGATCAAAATGCTTGCATTGAGTTTTCTGATCCTTGTCGGGGTAACACTGGTTGCGGAAGGAGCCGGGGTTGAATTCCCCAAAGGGTATATCTATTTTGCAATGGCTTTCTCTGTCAGTGTAGAAATGCTCAACCTTCGTCTGCGGAAAAAACAGGCCGAACCTGTTCATCTGCATAGATCCGCAACTCTTGAATCTGCAGAAGAGTAG